A DNA window from Salvelinus fontinalis isolate EN_2023a chromosome 28, ASM2944872v1, whole genome shotgun sequence contains the following coding sequences:
- the LOC129826771 gene encoding E3 ubiquitin-protein ligase KCMF1-like isoform X1: MSRHEGQGIGQNGPSVNCLSPGVSCDACLKGNFRGRRYKCLICYDYDLCASCYEGGATTTRHTTEHAMQCILTRVDFDLYYGGEALSVEQPQAFTCPYCGRMGYTETSLQEHVGAEHTETSLEVICPICASLPGGDPNHVTDDFAAHLTLEHRAPRDLDESSGVRHVRRMFHPGRGLGGPRARRSNMHFTSSTSGGSSTTQTSTQSSNYNREAMDPIAELLSQLSGVRRSAGGQLSSGPSASQLQQLQMQLQLERQQTQAARQQLETARSVTQRGSRTSTNAGLNANPSPGHHNANPSSNSTSPNPGHHEFTTHTQHSNSQFLLNRLSEPRLSEAERQLSEGQWADRSLFVTELLLSTLLADPDHSEDDDLHDYHDAVIRGSDAFRDFGTFGDMGCVDVMTLDVALENLNLREQKEQQPPTL; the protein is encoded by the exons ATGTCCCGTCATGAAG GACAGGGTATTGGTCAAAATGGTCCGTCTGTGAATTGTCTTTCCCCAGGTGTGAGCTGCGATGCTTGTTTGAAGGGTAACTTCCGGGGGCGGCGGTACAAGTGTTTAATTTGCTACGACTACGACCTGTGTGCGTCGTGCTACGAGGGCGGAGCCACGACCACCAGACACACAACAGAACACGCCATGCAGTGCATACTAACCAGGGTCGACTTCG ACCTATATTATGGAGGAGAGGCCTTGTCCGTGGAGCAGCCCCAGGCCTTCACCTGTCCCTACTGTGGCAGGATGGGTTACACGGAGACTTCTCTTCAGGAGCACGTTGGTGCAGAACATACAGAGACCTCCTTAGAGGTG atcTGTCCCATATGTGCTTCGCTGCCCGGCGGGGACCCTAATCACGTGACCGACGACTTCGCTGCTCATCTCACACTTGAACACAGAGCCCCCAGAGACTTG GATGAGTCGAGCGGGGTGCGGCACGTGCGTAGGATGTTCCACCCGGGTCGGGGTCTAGGGGGGCCAAGGGCCCGTCGATCCAACATGCACTTCACCTCCTCAACCTCCGGGGGGAGCTCTACCACACAGACCTCTACACAGAGCTCCAACTACAACAGGGAGGCCATGGATCCTATAGccg AGCTTCTCTCCCAGTTATCGGGGGTGCGTAGGTCGGCGGGTGGCCAGCTGAGTTCAGGTCCTTCAGCCTCCCAGCTACAGCAGCTCCAG aTGCAGCTCCAGTTGGAGCGGCAGCAGACCCAGGCTGCCAGACAGCAGTTGGAGACGGCCCGGAGTGTCACGCAACGCGGCAGCCGCACGTCCACCAACGCGGGACTGAATGCCAATCCAAGCCCAGGGCATCACAACGCCAACCCCAGTTCCAACTCTACCAGCCCCAACCCAGGGCATCACGagttcaccacacacacacagcacagcaacTCCCAGTTCCTCCTCAACAG acTGAGTGAGCCAAGGTTGTCGGAGGCGGAGCGCCAGCTGAGTGAGGGCCAGTGGGCGGACCGCTCTCTCTTTGTCACGgagctcctcctctccaccctgctGGCCGATCCCGACCACAGCGAAGATGACGATCTCCATGACTACCACGACGCCGTGATCCGAGGTTCTGACGCGTTCAGGGATTTCGGCACCTTCGGAGACATGGGCTGCGTGGATGTCATGACCTTGGACGTGGCGTTGGAGAACCTCAACCTCCGAGAACAGAAGGAGCAGCAACCCCCGACTCTTTGA
- the LOC129826771 gene encoding E3 ubiquitin-protein ligase KCMF1-like isoform X2, with protein sequence MSRHEGVSCDACLKGNFRGRRYKCLICYDYDLCASCYEGGATTTRHTTEHAMQCILTRVDFDLYYGGEALSVEQPQAFTCPYCGRMGYTETSLQEHVGAEHTETSLEVICPICASLPGGDPNHVTDDFAAHLTLEHRAPRDLDESSGVRHVRRMFHPGRGLGGPRARRSNMHFTSSTSGGSSTTQTSTQSSNYNREAMDPIAELLSQLSGVRRSAGGQLSSGPSASQLQQLQMQLQLERQQTQAARQQLETARSVTQRGSRTSTNAGLNANPSPGHHNANPSSNSTSPNPGHHEFTTHTQHSNSQFLLNRLSEPRLSEAERQLSEGQWADRSLFVTELLLSTLLADPDHSEDDDLHDYHDAVIRGSDAFRDFGTFGDMGCVDVMTLDVALENLNLREQKEQQPPTL encoded by the exons ATGTCCCGTCATGAAG GTGTGAGCTGCGATGCTTGTTTGAAGGGTAACTTCCGGGGGCGGCGGTACAAGTGTTTAATTTGCTACGACTACGACCTGTGTGCGTCGTGCTACGAGGGCGGAGCCACGACCACCAGACACACAACAGAACACGCCATGCAGTGCATACTAACCAGGGTCGACTTCG ACCTATATTATGGAGGAGAGGCCTTGTCCGTGGAGCAGCCCCAGGCCTTCACCTGTCCCTACTGTGGCAGGATGGGTTACACGGAGACTTCTCTTCAGGAGCACGTTGGTGCAGAACATACAGAGACCTCCTTAGAGGTG atcTGTCCCATATGTGCTTCGCTGCCCGGCGGGGACCCTAATCACGTGACCGACGACTTCGCTGCTCATCTCACACTTGAACACAGAGCCCCCAGAGACTTG GATGAGTCGAGCGGGGTGCGGCACGTGCGTAGGATGTTCCACCCGGGTCGGGGTCTAGGGGGGCCAAGGGCCCGTCGATCCAACATGCACTTCACCTCCTCAACCTCCGGGGGGAGCTCTACCACACAGACCTCTACACAGAGCTCCAACTACAACAGGGAGGCCATGGATCCTATAGccg AGCTTCTCTCCCAGTTATCGGGGGTGCGTAGGTCGGCGGGTGGCCAGCTGAGTTCAGGTCCTTCAGCCTCCCAGCTACAGCAGCTCCAG aTGCAGCTCCAGTTGGAGCGGCAGCAGACCCAGGCTGCCAGACAGCAGTTGGAGACGGCCCGGAGTGTCACGCAACGCGGCAGCCGCACGTCCACCAACGCGGGACTGAATGCCAATCCAAGCCCAGGGCATCACAACGCCAACCCCAGTTCCAACTCTACCAGCCCCAACCCAGGGCATCACGagttcaccacacacacacagcacagcaacTCCCAGTTCCTCCTCAACAG acTGAGTGAGCCAAGGTTGTCGGAGGCGGAGCGCCAGCTGAGTGAGGGCCAGTGGGCGGACCGCTCTCTCTTTGTCACGgagctcctcctctccaccctgctGGCCGATCCCGACCACAGCGAAGATGACGATCTCCATGACTACCACGACGCCGTGATCCGAGGTTCTGACGCGTTCAGGGATTTCGGCACCTTCGGAGACATGGGCTGCGTGGATGTCATGACCTTGGACGTGGCGTTGGAGAACCTCAACCTCCGAGAACAGAAGGAGCAGCAACCCCCGACTCTTTGA